The following proteins are co-located in the uncultured Propionivibrio sp. genome:
- the acpP gene encoding acyl carrier protein, with product MDNIEQRVRKIVAEQLGVNEADIKNESSFVDDLGADSLDTVELVMALEEEFECEIPDDEAEKITSVQQAIDYVVGHKK from the coding sequence ATGGATAATATCGAACAACGCGTCAGAAAGATTGTCGCCGAGCAACTGGGTGTCAACGAGGCCGATATCAAGAACGAATCCTCGTTCGTGGACGATCTTGGCGCGGATTCGCTGGATACGGTTGAACTGGTGATGGCGCTCGAAGAGGAATTCGAGTGCGAGATTCCGGATGACGAAGCTGAAAAGATCACCAGCGTCCAGCAAGCGATCGACTACGTCGTCGGCCACAAGAAGTAA
- a CDS encoding protein YgfX translates to MVITLRRSRLLDFSLVSIHALGALALFFVSLPAPIRLVALVFVVLSLARALRRETFSRLALSAENANEICFWGDSPQAVVATILPETSVFLFLVVLHLLEEEGQVRRQRVLLPDQMRADEFRRLRVWLRWRLTSETNGRAGSLNS, encoded by the coding sequence ATGGTTATCACGCTGCGCCGCTCCCGTCTTCTTGACTTTTCCCTCGTCTCGATTCACGCGCTAGGGGCACTGGCGCTGTTTTTTGTCTCGCTTCCGGCGCCAATCCGTCTCGTTGCGCTTGTATTCGTCGTGCTTTCCCTTGCGAGAGCCTTGAGGCGCGAAACATTCAGTCGTCTGGCACTATCTGCGGAAAATGCGAACGAAATATGCTTTTGGGGTGATTCCCCGCAAGCCGTCGTCGCAACCATTCTTCCGGAAACCTCGGTCTTTCTTTTTCTGGTCGTTCTCCACCTGTTGGAGGAGGAAGGTCAGGTTCGCAGGCAACGCGTATTGCTTCCCGACCAGATGCGGGCGGATGAGTTTCGCCGGCTTCGTGTCTGGTTGCGTTGGCGGCTTACGAGCGAGACCAACGGCCGCGCCGGATCACTGAATTCCTGA
- the fabF gene encoding beta-ketoacyl-ACP synthase II, with amino-acid sequence MSRRKVVITGLGIISPVGNTVEQAWQNILAGRSGIDKITRFDASTFSTQIAGEVRDFDVSKYIPLKDARRMDAFIHYGIAAAIDAMKDAGLEANPADADRIGVAIGSGIGGLPMIENTRDDFNASGIRKVSPFFVPGSIINMISGNLSIMYGLKGPNLAIVSACASATHSIGDAARFIEYGDADVMIAGGAESTVSQLGVGGFCAARALSTRNDDPKTASRPWDKDRDGFVLSEGAGVVVLEEYEHAKARGAKIYAELAGFGMSADANHMTAPCEDGEGAARCMTSALRNARVNVDEVTYLNAHGTSTPLGDKAETIAVKRAFGDQAKKLVMNSTKSMTGHLLGAAGGVEAVFSTLAVYHQISPPTINIFTQDEACDLDYCANQARQMKIDVAVSNSFGFGGTNASLVFRKF; translated from the coding sequence TTGTCACGTCGTAAAGTCGTTATCACCGGCCTGGGAATCATCTCGCCGGTAGGAAATACCGTTGAACAGGCATGGCAGAATATTCTTGCCGGCCGTTCTGGGATCGATAAAATCACGCGCTTCGATGCCTCAACTTTCTCCACGCAAATCGCCGGGGAAGTTCGTGATTTCGATGTCAGCAAATATATTCCGCTCAAAGATGCTCGTCGAATGGATGCGTTTATCCATTACGGCATCGCTGCAGCGATTGACGCGATGAAGGATGCTGGCCTGGAGGCCAACCCGGCTGATGCCGATCGTATCGGCGTTGCCATTGGCTCCGGCATTGGCGGCCTGCCAATGATCGAGAATACGCGCGATGACTTCAATGCGTCCGGTATTCGGAAGGTTTCACCTTTCTTTGTTCCGGGCTCGATCATCAACATGATTTCGGGCAACCTCTCGATCATGTACGGACTCAAAGGGCCAAACCTGGCCATCGTCAGTGCCTGTGCCAGCGCAACCCACAGCATCGGTGATGCCGCTCGCTTCATTGAGTATGGTGACGCCGATGTCATGATCGCCGGTGGTGCTGAGTCGACTGTATCCCAACTGGGAGTCGGTGGCTTCTGTGCGGCCCGTGCCTTGTCGACGCGTAACGACGATCCGAAGACGGCGAGCCGTCCTTGGGACAAGGACCGCGACGGGTTCGTGCTGTCGGAAGGTGCCGGCGTTGTCGTTCTCGAAGAGTACGAGCATGCCAAAGCACGCGGCGCCAAGATTTACGCGGAACTGGCCGGTTTCGGCATGAGTGCCGACGCAAATCATATGACAGCTCCATGTGAAGACGGGGAGGGCGCTGCGCGCTGTATGACCAGTGCATTGCGTAATGCGCGGGTCAATGTCGACGAGGTGACTTACCTGAATGCTCACGGCACGTCCACGCCGCTGGGCGACAAGGCCGAAACGATCGCGGTCAAGCGCGCGTTCGGCGATCAGGCCAAGAAACTCGTGATGAACTCCACGAAGTCGATGACGGGTCACCTGCTCGGCGCAGCCGGCGGTGTTGAAGCCGTCTTCTCGACCCTCGCGGTTTATCATCAGATTTCGCCTCCGACGATCAACATCTTCACCCAGGACGAGGCCTGCGATCTCGATTATTGTGCCAATCAGGCACGCCAGATGAAGATCGATGTCGCTGTTTCCAATTCGTTTGGCTTCGGCGGAACGAATGCTTCGCTGGTGTTCCGCAAGTTCTGA
- the nadB gene encoding L-aspartate oxidase: MASYFDVLVIGGGLAGQSAALRLAKHCKVGLISKRSLEDSASGWAQGGIAAVLDDQDTVEAHIKDTLTAGAFLNDLPATRFVVENGRRAIEWLIDQGVPFSRESGNYHLTREGGHSTRRVIHVADTTGLAVQQVLTAKVRQSPNITVLEQHIAVDLITSSKLGLNDKRCLGAYVLNNDTGDIITIGAKNTLIATGGAGKVYLYTTNPDTSTGDGIAMAWRAGCSIANMEFIQFHPTCLYHPQAKSFLISEAVRGEGGLLRLPDGTRFMPDHDPRAELAPRDVVARAIDFEMKKRGLDCVYLDISHRPAEFLREHFPNILARCLELGIDITQQPIPVVPAAHYTCGGVVTDLHARTNLPGLYVAGEAACTGLHGANRLASNSLLECIVFAEAAVKDMLNQSPVTLPELPEWDESRVTDPDEEIVIAHNWDELRRFMWDYVGIVRTTKRLQRAQHRIRLLAKEIDEFYSNFRISHDLIELRNLVVTAELIVRCALQRKESRGLHFSRDYPDTLKTVRNSVIRRGRWSRS; encoded by the coding sequence GTGGCAAGCTATTTCGATGTTCTGGTGATTGGTGGCGGGCTGGCGGGCCAGTCTGCTGCATTGAGGCTGGCAAAACATTGCAAGGTCGGACTGATCAGCAAACGTTCGCTCGAAGATAGTGCGTCAGGATGGGCTCAAGGCGGCATAGCAGCCGTGCTCGACGATCAGGATACGGTTGAAGCACATATCAAGGATACGCTAACGGCAGGCGCGTTCCTCAATGATCTCCCCGCAACGCGATTCGTCGTCGAAAATGGTCGACGCGCGATCGAATGGTTGATTGACCAGGGCGTTCCATTCAGCCGTGAGAGCGGCAACTATCACCTGACGCGGGAAGGCGGCCACAGCACCCGGCGTGTCATTCACGTCGCCGACACGACTGGACTTGCGGTACAACAGGTACTTACCGCCAAGGTCCGGCAGAGTCCCAATATCACGGTACTTGAACAACATATCGCGGTCGACCTCATCACGAGCAGCAAGCTCGGTTTGAATGACAAACGCTGTTTGGGCGCCTACGTTCTCAATAACGATACTGGCGATATCATCACGATTGGTGCGAAGAACACCCTGATCGCAACCGGTGGTGCCGGAAAGGTGTATCTCTACACCACTAATCCCGACACCTCAACCGGAGACGGAATTGCAATGGCATGGCGAGCCGGATGCTCGATTGCCAACATGGAGTTCATTCAGTTCCATCCCACGTGTTTGTACCACCCCCAGGCAAAGTCCTTTCTGATCTCGGAAGCGGTGCGCGGAGAAGGCGGCCTGTTACGCCTGCCAGACGGGACGCGCTTTATGCCTGACCATGACCCGCGCGCCGAATTGGCACCGCGCGACGTCGTCGCCCGCGCGATCGATTTCGAAATGAAAAAGCGGGGACTTGATTGCGTTTATCTGGACATTTCGCATCGTCCCGCCGAGTTCCTGCGCGAACACTTTCCGAACATTCTCGCCCGCTGCCTGGAACTCGGCATCGATATCACGCAACAACCCATCCCCGTCGTTCCGGCAGCACATTACACCTGCGGAGGCGTGGTCACCGACCTGCACGCGCGTACCAACCTGCCAGGACTCTATGTCGCAGGCGAAGCAGCGTGCACCGGATTGCACGGGGCAAACCGCCTTGCCAGCAACTCCTTGCTCGAGTGTATCGTTTTCGCTGAAGCTGCGGTCAAGGATATGTTGAATCAATCCCCCGTCACGCTTCCCGAACTACCCGAATGGGATGAGAGCCGGGTCACTGACCCCGACGAGGAGATCGTTATCGCCCACAACTGGGATGAGCTCCGCCGCTTCATGTGGGATTACGTCGGCATCGTGCGCACGACAAAGCGGTTGCAGCGCGCCCAACATCGGATTCGCTTGTTGGCCAAGGAAATCGACGAGTTCTACTCGAATTTCAGAATCAGTCACGATCTGATAGAACTGCGCAATCTTGTCGTAACGGCCGAACTGATCGTTCGCTGTGCCTTGCAGCGCAAGGAAAGCCGGGGCCTGCATTTCAGCCGTGATTATCCCGACACTCTCAAGACCGTCAGGAATTCAGTGATCCGGCGCGGCCGTTGGTCTCGCTCGTAA
- the rpoE gene encoding RNA polymerase sigma factor RpoE: MSEREMDQALVERAQAGDQLAFEKLVAKYQRKLNRLLSRFIRDHAEVEDVAQEAFIKAFRALPSFRGESAFYTWLYRIGINTAKNYLVAKGRRAPTSTDFDADEAETFEDADQLRDINTPERVLQSKQIGQTVNAAMEALPEELRNAIVLREIEGLSYEEIAVEMNCPIGTVRSRIFRAREAVAEKLRPLLDTAPDHRW, translated from the coding sequence ATGAGCGAACGCGAAATGGATCAGGCCTTGGTCGAGCGCGCCCAAGCAGGTGATCAGTTGGCATTCGAAAAGTTGGTCGCCAAGTATCAGCGCAAACTCAACCGCCTGTTGTCGCGTTTTATCCGCGACCATGCCGAAGTGGAAGATGTTGCGCAGGAAGCTTTTATCAAGGCTTTTCGAGCGCTGCCGTCGTTCCGTGGAGAAAGCGCCTTTTATACGTGGCTCTACCGAATTGGCATTAACACCGCCAAGAATTATCTGGTGGCCAAGGGGCGGCGTGCACCGACGTCAACCGATTTCGATGCGGACGAGGCCGAAACGTTCGAAGATGCCGATCAACTGCGCGACATCAACACACCCGAACGCGTTCTCCAGTCAAAACAAATCGGCCAAACCGTTAATGCGGCGATGGAGGCCCTGCCGGAAGAATTGCGCAATGCAATTGTGCTACGAGAAATCGAAGGGTTGAGCTACGAGGAAATCGCCGTCGAAATGAATTGTCCGATCGGAACGGTACGCTCACGCATCTTTCGTGCACGCGAAGCGGTTGCCGAAAAGTTGCGGCCACTGCTTGATACGGCACCGGATCACCGCTGGTAG
- the fabD gene encoding ACP S-malonyltransferase: protein MAFAFVFPGQGSQSVGMMSAYGDSPVVRATFDEASATLGQDLWQMVADGPAELLSQTVNTQPLMLTAAISAYRLWQEKGGKLPSVVAGHSLGEYSALVAAGVIAFKDAVPLVRLRASAMQEAVPVGTGAMAAILNLDDEKIREACAEAEAKLGNGEVVEPVNFNGPGQTVIAGSKAAVEAACEGCKARGAKRAVLLPVSAPFHSSLIRPAADRLAARLAEIEFQVPTIPVINNVDVLIETDPAKIKDALVRQAYSPVRWVETMQKIATMDVTTVAECGPGKVLAGLVKRCADTLTGVALADLASIEANISLE, encoded by the coding sequence ATGGCGTTCGCTTTTGTTTTTCCGGGACAAGGGTCCCAATCGGTAGGAATGATGTCGGCGTACGGCGATTCTCCGGTCGTTCGCGCAACATTCGACGAAGCATCCGCAACATTGGGGCAGGACCTTTGGCAAATGGTTGCCGACGGCCCGGCAGAGTTGCTGTCGCAAACGGTCAATACCCAACCGCTCATGTTGACGGCGGCGATTTCCGCCTATCGTCTCTGGCAGGAAAAAGGTGGGAAGCTCCCGTCGGTAGTCGCCGGGCATAGTCTCGGTGAATATTCTGCGCTCGTTGCCGCGGGCGTGATTGCCTTCAAGGATGCCGTTCCGCTTGTCCGCTTGCGTGCCTCGGCAATGCAGGAGGCTGTTCCGGTGGGTACCGGCGCGATGGCCGCGATTCTTAATCTCGATGACGAGAAGATTCGTGAGGCGTGCGCGGAAGCGGAAGCCAAACTGGGTAATGGCGAAGTTGTCGAACCTGTCAATTTCAACGGTCCCGGTCAAACGGTCATCGCCGGGAGCAAGGCAGCCGTCGAGGCTGCCTGCGAAGGCTGCAAGGCGCGTGGTGCCAAGCGTGCGGTGCTGTTGCCCGTGTCGGCTCCGTTCCACTCCTCGCTGATTCGTCCTGCTGCTGATCGGTTGGCTGCCCGTCTGGCCGAAATCGAGTTTCAGGTGCCGACGATTCCTGTCATCAATAATGTTGATGTCCTGATCGAAACGGATCCGGCAAAAATCAAGGATGCGCTCGTCCGTCAAGCGTACTCGCCGGTCCGTTGGGTGGAGACGATGCAAAAGATCGCGACAATGGATGTCACGACCGTGGCGGAATGCGGTCCGGGCAAAGTGCTTGCTGGGCTTGTGAAGCGTTGTGCCGACACGTTGACTGGCGTTGCGCTGGCCGATCTCGCTTCGATCGAAGCCAATATTTCTCTGGAGTAG
- the fabG gene encoding 3-oxoacyl-ACP reductase FabG → MTLKGQIAFVTGASQGIGAAILIALGKQGATVIGTATSESGAAAITARIAEAGLNGRGLMLNVTAEGQIDATVALIEKEFGPISILVNNAGITRDNLAMRMKDEDWDLVIDTNLKAVFKTSRAVMRGMMKARAGRIINISSVVGHAGNPGQANYCASKAGLLGMTKALARELGSRNITVNCVAPGFIDTRMTQALDEKQKDALASGIPLGRFGSPEDVAAAVAFLASPEAGYVTGSTIHVNGGMYMD, encoded by the coding sequence ATGACGCTGAAAGGTCAGATCGCGTTTGTTACCGGGGCCAGCCAGGGTATTGGTGCAGCCATTCTCATCGCCCTTGGCAAGCAGGGTGCGACGGTGATCGGAACGGCGACCAGCGAAAGTGGTGCAGCCGCCATTACCGCGCGAATCGCCGAAGCCGGCCTGAACGGACGCGGCCTCATGTTGAACGTGACGGCAGAAGGCCAGATCGATGCGACCGTGGCGCTGATTGAGAAGGAATTCGGCCCGATTTCAATTCTGGTCAATAACGCTGGCATTACCCGCGACAATCTCGCCATGCGAATGAAGGACGAGGATTGGGATCTGGTCATCGATACCAATCTGAAGGCGGTTTTCAAGACCTCGCGAGCGGTCATGCGTGGAATGATGAAGGCCAGGGCAGGGCGTATCATCAATATTTCTTCGGTTGTCGGACACGCAGGAAATCCTGGGCAAGCGAACTATTGTGCGTCCAAGGCCGGCCTTCTTGGCATGACAAAGGCGTTGGCGCGTGAACTCGGCAGCCGCAATATCACCGTGAATTGCGTTGCGCCGGGGTTCATTGACACCAGAATGACGCAAGCACTGGACGAGAAACAAAAAGACGCGCTGGCTTCGGGCATACCGCTCGGCCGGTTCGGCAGCCCGGAAGACGTCGCTGCGGCGGTGGCGTTCCTGGCGTCTCCGGAAGCCGGATACGTTACCGGTTCGACGATTCACGTCAACGGCGGCATGTACATGGATTAA